One window of the bacterium genome contains the following:
- a CDS encoding metallophosphoesterase family protein: MRIGVISDSHLKVVHEDFMYGLRKAFHGVDLIFHCGDWVSRAVLEAMVGQGWEVIGVAGNMDPPEVYCEVPVKRELELEQRRIGLLHGWGAPEGIEKRVIAAFPGVELIVFGHTHRPLWTRLGDVWLFNPGSAAGWGNPQGPTVGILDVGEEIRASIVPLRGEAQ, encoded by the coding sequence GTGCGAATCGGAGTTATCTCGGACAGTCATTTGAAGGTTGTCCATGAAGATTTCATGTATGGTCTTAGGAAGGCATTCCATGGGGTGGATTTGATCTTCCATTGCGGAGACTGGGTCTCCAGAGCTGTCTTGGAGGCCATGGTCGGCCAGGGTTGGGAGGTCATAGGTGTGGCGGGGAACATGGATCCTCCTGAAGTATATTGTGAGGTTCCTGTGAAGAGGGAGTTGGAGTTGGAGCAAAGGAGAATCGGCCTGCTCCATGGATGGGGTGCGCCTGAGGGTATAGAGAAGAGAGTGATCGCGGCTTTTCCAGGGGTGGAGCTCATTGTGTTTGGTCATACCCACAGGCCACTTTGGACAAGGTTGGGAGATGTCTGGTTGTTCAATCCTGGTTCTGCGGCCGGATGGGGCAACCCTCAGGGCCCGACCGTGGGTATCTTGGACGTGGGAGAAGAGATCAGGGCCAGCATAGTGCCCCTGAGGGGGGAGGCTCAGTGA
- a CDS encoding HIT domain-containing protein, with product MSQPRETSGKILWAPWRACYVQEKKRGGCVFCQALEEVQESESLVLRVARRVFVMMNRYPYAHGHLLVSPLRHVPDLEGLTSEEAADLMEETRLATRVLTRVLNPEGFNVGINLGKVAGAGYAGHLHVHVVPRWNGDLNFMPILADVRVISEHLQDTYFKLKREFTNLGKEDPK from the coding sequence GTGAGCCAGCCCAGGGAAACTTCGGGAAAGATCTTGTGGGCGCCTTGGAGGGCCTGTTACGTACAGGAGAAGAAAAGAGGCGGCTGCGTGTTTTGTCAGGCCCTGGAAGAGGTGCAAGAATCTGAAAGCCTGGTACTTAGAGTGGCGAGGCGGGTGTTTGTCATGATGAACCGTTACCCCTATGCCCATGGCCACCTGCTGGTTTCCCCACTTAGGCATGTGCCGGATCTGGAAGGTCTCACCAGCGAGGAGGCTGCAGATCTCATGGAGGAGACCCGCTTGGCCACCAGGGTCCTGACCAGAGTCTTGAATCCCGAGGGTTTCAACGTGGGGATCAACCTGGGCAAGGTGGCTGGCGCAGGTTATGCGGGCCATCTCCATGTACACGTGGTGCCCAGATGGAACGGAGATCTGAACTTCATGCCCATTCTGGCCGACGTGAGGGTCATCTCCGAGCATCTTCAAGACACATATTTCAAGCTAAAGAGGGAGTTCACCAACTTAGGGAAGGAGGATCCCAAATGA
- a CDS encoding lipopolysaccharide assembly protein LapA domain-containing protein codes for MMRVLRSVLLVVLIGLMLVFVLQNSSELVRPVEIKLDLFIKDLSPGPIPQYGLVLGALLAGVLIGGIWGLLQQLGLRSRLREAKKLLKERESELDSLRNLPVVETSSLPVGSQPGTGLGK; via the coding sequence ATGATGAGAGTCCTCCGGAGTGTTTTGTTGGTAGTGTTGATAGGTTTGATGCTGGTATTCGTGCTGCAAAACAGCTCGGAGCTGGTCAGGCCAGTGGAAATAAAACTGGACTTGTTCATAAAGGACCTCTCCCCGGGCCCCATCCCCCAATATGGGCTTGTACTGGGTGCTTTGCTGGCAGGAGTGCTGATAGGAGGGATTTGGGGGCTGCTTCAGCAGCTGGGGCTAAGATCAAGGCTGAGGGAAGCCAAGAAGCTGCTCAAAGAAAGGGAAAGCGAACTGGATTCATTGCGCAACCTGCCTGTGGTAGAGACTTCTTCACTTCCTGTTGGTTCCCAACCGGGGACAGGGCTGGGGAAGTGA
- a CDS encoding tetratricopeptide repeat protein — protein MILELLIGIAGLLVGLGLGRLGLGRSMRSSGEQLAQEGLAYIRGVNFLLAKQPEQAIAEFVKAVKLNSETVEAYLALGNLFRSQGDAARAARVHQSITCRPGLPQRVLVQALYELGQDYKACGLLEKAKTALEEALGKDPKMLQGWLLLQEVQSELGQWEEALKSQEKISKLQKKDDSSAVAHLWAELGKAQLGKGDRKAARSSLKKAISTNELCLEAYLYLGDLYAEEGADPKAVAMWRRILDLAPEFTFLAYDRLEHAFFRMGQVSGLEMLLRNQKDTDPFSRLYLARHLRKKGELKEATHILESLIQEKPNWSKARRELIQIYVDQGLQEQALEECKTLAFCWESEGPGFKCSQCGHQSHELSWRCPGCKRWDTLRPQEESDWHVREQDSALSGSSVPSGREPRQVGQKPENVRVGC, from the coding sequence ATGATCCTGGAACTCCTCATAGGGATTGCCGGATTGCTGGTGGGCTTGGGTTTGGGCCGGCTGGGATTGGGCCGGTCCATGAGGAGCTCTGGAGAGCAGCTTGCCCAGGAGGGGCTCGCCTATATACGTGGGGTGAATTTTCTGTTGGCCAAGCAACCCGAGCAGGCCATAGCCGAGTTCGTAAAGGCTGTGAAATTGAATTCCGAGACAGTGGAAGCCTACTTGGCCTTGGGTAACCTCTTTCGCAGCCAAGGGGATGCGGCTCGGGCAGCCAGGGTTCATCAGTCAATAACCTGTAGACCAGGTCTTCCCCAAAGAGTGCTGGTGCAGGCCTTGTACGAGCTGGGTCAGGACTACAAGGCCTGTGGGCTGCTGGAAAAGGCCAAGACAGCCCTGGAGGAAGCCCTGGGCAAAGACCCCAAGATGCTCCAGGGCTGGTTGTTGCTCCAGGAGGTGCAATCCGAACTGGGTCAATGGGAGGAGGCGCTCAAGAGTCAAGAAAAGATTTCCAAGCTGCAAAAGAAGGATGACTCAAGTGCGGTTGCCCACCTTTGGGCGGAGCTGGGCAAGGCCCAGCTGGGAAAAGGAGATCGCAAGGCAGCAAGGTCTTCCCTTAAGAAAGCCATATCCACCAATGAGCTTTGCCTGGAGGCTTATCTCTATCTTGGAGACCTTTATGCCGAGGAAGGGGCGGATCCCAAGGCAGTGGCCATGTGGAGGCGAATCCTGGATCTTGCTCCCGAGTTTACGTTTCTGGCCTATGACAGACTGGAACATGCTTTTTTCCGTATGGGGCAGGTCAGCGGGCTGGAGATGCTTCTTCGCAACCAAAAAGATACGGACCCTTTCTCTCGGCTTTACCTGGCCCGGCACCTGCGAAAAAAAGGAGAGTTGAAGGAGGCCACCCACATTCTTGAGAGTTTAATCCAGGAAAAACCCAACTGGTCAAAGGCCAGAAGAGAGCTGATTCAGATCTATGTGGACCAGGGCTTGCAGGAACAGGCCCTTGAGGAATGCAAGACTCTGGCTTTCTGTTGGGAGAGTGAAGGGCCTGGATTCAAGTGCTCGCAATGTGGGCACCAAAGCCATGAGCTTTCCTGGAGATGTCCAGGCTGCAAGAGGTGGGACACTTTGCGCCCACAGGAGGAATCAGATTGGCATGTCCGAGAGCAGGACTCAGCCCTGTCGGGAAGCTCGGTTCCTTCTGGACGGGAGCCTAGGCAGGTTGGCCAGAAACCTGAGAATGTTCGGGTTGGATGCTGA
- a CDS encoding Mut7-C RNAse domain-containing protein, which yields MARNLRMFGLDAELLDSSLSTLVTVAMEQGRCLITRRGKSNHSKSWPVPVMEILDESPEAQLIQVLKSLPQPVPKSRWFRRCLLCNTRLKDISREEAAFRVPDHVALSHVDFKNCTACGRIYWPGTHRENMLKNMQRWCLEAWGVVPQD from the coding sequence TTGGCCAGAAACCTGAGAATGTTCGGGTTGGATGCTGAGCTCCTGGACAGCTCCCTCAGCACTCTTGTGACAGTGGCCATGGAACAAGGGAGATGCTTGATCACCAGGCGAGGCAAATCAAACCATAGCAAGTCCTGGCCGGTACCGGTAATGGAAATTTTGGATGAATCCCCTGAGGCACAGCTCATACAGGTCCTAAAGAGCCTTCCCCAGCCAGTGCCCAAGTCGAGGTGGTTTCGGCGCTGCCTTTTGTGTAACACCAGGCTCAAAGACATATCCAGAGAGGAAGCAGCTTTCAGGGTGCCTGATCATGTGGCATTGTCCCACGTGGATTTCAAGAATTGCACGGCTTGCGGCAGAATCTATTGGCCCGGTACCCACAGGGAAAACATGTTGAAAAATATGCAGAGATGGTGCCTGGAAGCCTGGGGGGTTGTTCCCCAGGATTGA
- a CDS encoding HDIG domain-containing metalloprotein, with protein sequence MIYNIQDRDIDLLRRAGVSDEDIEHSVRVARKALEIAERTGVPMDMELVGRGALFHDLGKARSHQIDHGKIGAQIGESLGLPVTVKDIMEKHIRGGLTEEEARELGLPVKDYTPRAIEERIVIYADRLVDIITDRIVEMRSEKEAEEGFEEILEKYPKYGKNEKTLKRYLAYHREIQQLMRNAAELDPDVKPQD encoded by the coding sequence ATGATATACAACATCCAAGACAGAGACATTGACCTTTTGAGAAGAGCAGGGGTTTCGGATGAAGACATAGAGCATTCTGTCAGGGTTGCGAGAAAGGCCCTTGAAATAGCCGAGAGGACAGGGGTACCCATGGACATGGAACTGGTCGGGCGGGGAGCACTTTTCCACGACCTGGGCAAGGCAAGGAGCCACCAAATAGACCACGGAAAGATCGGGGCGCAAATAGGTGAGAGCCTGGGACTCCCGGTGACAGTAAAAGATATCATGGAGAAACATATTCGCGGCGGATTGACAGAGGAAGAAGCAAGGGAGCTGGGATTGCCGGTCAAGGATTATACTCCAAGGGCTATCGAGGAACGCATAGTGATCTATGCTGACAGGCTTGTAGACATAATAACTGACCGAATCGTGGAAATGCGCTCCGAAAAAGAGGCAGAGGAGGGGTTCGAGGAGATCCTGGAGAAGTATCCCAAGTATGGAAAGAACGAAAAGACACTGAAGAGGTATCTTGCCTATCACAGGGAAATACAGCAGCTTATGAGGAATGCGGCCGAACTAGACCCCGATGTGAAACCGCAGGATTAA
- the chrA gene encoding chromate efflux transporter, which yields MKDLAENRAEERKNGQQEKIPHPSFAQAVRFWLKLGFINFGGPTGQIAIMHQELVEKRRWVSEGRFLNALNYCMLLPGPEAQQLAAYIGWLLHGIRGGIIAGSFFIIPSMFILFGLSYLYVLHGNVPGIAAIFAGLKPAVMAVVLAAVIRIGKKTLKNPIMFSLAALSFAGIFLLKLPFPAIVLGAGLVGLLGGILLPTRFQIMRQHTAVDSEQGVVQICQDPLACHINPSRNRGLLLLVSFGALWALPMLILAKLESMPVLKDVGLFFTQAAFLTFGGAYAVLAYLAQKAVEHYGWLTGLQMMDGLGLAETTPGPLIMVVQFVGFLAGWNMPGSFSPVAAAVFSSLAATYFTFLPSFFFIFMGAPYMERLRGNPRLTSILSSITAAVVGVVLNLAVWFGMHVLLPPEGGLNWFGTVVGLATFLAIQWAGLGIVMAILCSGGLGLAAYLTGVISI from the coding sequence ATGAAAGATCTGGCAGAAAACAGGGCTGAGGAACGCAAAAACGGACAGCAGGAGAAGATCCCACACCCATCGTTCGCTCAGGCAGTAAGATTCTGGCTTAAGCTGGGCTTCATCAATTTTGGCGGTCCCACCGGCCAGATCGCCATCATGCACCAGGAACTGGTGGAAAAGAGGCGCTGGGTGAGCGAGGGCCGTTTTCTCAACGCACTCAACTACTGCATGCTACTTCCCGGGCCGGAGGCACAGCAACTGGCTGCGTACATCGGCTGGCTGCTCCACGGAATTCGCGGAGGCATCATCGCTGGCTCGTTCTTCATCATACCGTCCATGTTCATACTTTTTGGGTTGAGCTATCTCTACGTACTCCACGGTAATGTCCCCGGCATCGCTGCCATCTTCGCGGGTCTCAAACCCGCTGTCATGGCAGTAGTGCTGGCTGCAGTGATCCGTATCGGGAAAAAAACTCTAAAGAATCCCATCATGTTTTCCCTGGCTGCCCTCTCCTTCGCAGGTATCTTTTTACTCAAGCTGCCCTTTCCCGCTATTGTCTTAGGGGCCGGGCTAGTGGGGCTGTTGGGAGGAATCCTCCTTCCCACACGGTTTCAGATAATGAGGCAGCACACGGCCGTCGACTCAGAACAGGGGGTGGTTCAGATCTGCCAGGATCCCCTCGCATGCCACATCAACCCCTCCCGAAACCGGGGGCTTCTCCTCCTTGTGAGCTTCGGGGCTCTGTGGGCACTTCCAATGCTGATCCTGGCCAAACTGGAATCGATGCCTGTTCTGAAAGACGTTGGGCTCTTCTTCACTCAGGCGGCATTTCTCACGTTCGGAGGGGCATACGCGGTATTGGCGTACCTGGCACAGAAGGCGGTGGAGCACTACGGGTGGCTGACCGGACTCCAAATGATGGATGGCCTAGGGCTAGCGGAGACCACGCCGGGCCCTCTCATCATGGTCGTGCAGTTCGTTGGTTTCCTGGCCGGATGGAACATGCCGGGATCTTTTTCCCCTGTGGCGGCTGCGGTATTTAGCTCCCTTGCAGCCACCTACTTCACCTTTCTCCCCTCTTTCTTCTTCATATTCATGGGCGCTCCTTACATGGAGAGGCTACGGGGAAATCCAAGGCTCACATCAATACTCTCCAGTATCACAGCCGCAGTCGTGGGGGTCGTGCTCAACCTGGCAGTCTGGTTCGGAATGCACGTTCTTCTCCCGCCAGAAGGTGGCTTGAACTGGTTTGGAACAGTTGTTGGGCTGGCAACATTCCTGGCCATCCAATGGGCAGGCCTGGGCATAGTGATGGCCATCTTATGTTCAGGGGGCCTGGGCCTGGCTGCATATCTGACGGGTGTGATCTCCATTTGA
- a CDS encoding MFS transporter, with protein sequence MDLWRAIIGLSAVGFLARFSYALARTPVLPLFALHLGAGPEAIGMVVGISTITGIFFKLPSGALSDLIGRRSTMIAGLLVFAVMPFTYLLVQDYTPLLIVRFFHGFATAVYGPVSMAVIADVAGTRRGEMLSWFSSLTITGNLMGAPVGGLLLYGLASSGAPGIEEFHAVYLLSGVLGVGSLLLGLKFLKGEDAARGGGSLRSHVRRFSSGIREVISDRRVLLASSMEGLQNMSMGALEAFLPVYAVTVAGLNEFQAGLLWGIQVLATILSKPLMGKTSDKYGRKPVIVLGMILCASSLACIPMLMSFPNLLLAAVVFGLGEAFVTSSAAALVADLCKEKHLGTAMGTFGTIFDIGHASGPIVAGVLIAPWGYGVCFTIISALLLGAIPVFLLGMKAKKREGLLKLLSERKRP encoded by the coding sequence ATGGATCTTTGGCGCGCAATCATCGGCCTGAGCGCAGTGGGCTTCCTGGCCAGGTTCTCTTACGCCCTGGCCAGGACCCCTGTGCTTCCACTTTTCGCCCTTCATCTTGGGGCAGGGCCCGAGGCCATCGGGATGGTAGTAGGGATCTCCACAATCACAGGCATTTTCTTCAAGCTTCCTTCTGGGGCACTTTCTGACCTGATCGGAAGGCGAAGCACCATGATCGCCGGCCTCTTGGTCTTTGCGGTCATGCCCTTTACCTATCTCCTGGTACAGGACTACACTCCACTTCTGATCGTTCGTTTCTTCCACGGGTTCGCCACAGCCGTCTATGGGCCCGTATCCATGGCGGTCATCGCCGATGTGGCCGGCACCCGCAGGGGAGAGATGCTCTCGTGGTTCTCTTCCCTCACCATCACGGGGAACCTTATGGGGGCGCCAGTTGGAGGACTGTTGCTTTATGGTCTGGCCTCCTCGGGGGCCCCGGGGATTGAAGAATTCCACGCGGTGTACCTCCTGAGCGGTGTCCTTGGGGTAGGCTCCTTGCTCCTGGGACTCAAGTTTCTCAAGGGAGAGGATGCTGCACGCGGTGGGGGGAGCCTTCGAAGTCATGTCAGAAGGTTCTCCTCAGGGATACGGGAAGTTATAAGCGACAGGCGGGTACTTCTGGCCTCAAGCATGGAGGGGCTTCAGAACATGAGCATGGGGGCGCTGGAGGCCTTCCTGCCGGTCTACGCAGTCACAGTGGCAGGCCTAAATGAGTTTCAGGCAGGTCTTCTATGGGGGATCCAGGTCCTGGCTACGATCCTTTCCAAACCTCTCATGGGAAAGACCTCAGACAAATATGGCCGGAAGCCGGTGATTGTGTTGGGGATGATCCTATGCGCGAGTTCCCTGGCATGCATTCCCATGCTTATGAGCTTTCCCAACCTATTGCTGGCTGCGGTTGTTTTTGGACTGGGTGAAGCCTTCGTGACCTCTTCGGCTGCCGCGCTAGTCGCGGATCTCTGCAAGGAGAAACATCTGGGGACTGCCATGGGGACCTTTGGGACCATCTTCGACATCGGTCATGCCTCAGGGCCAATTGTGGCCGGAGTGCTCATCGCCCCATGGGGTTATGGTGTGTGTTTCACGATAATATCGGCCCTGCTCCTCGGGGCGATTCCGGTATTTCTCTTGGGGATGAAAGCCAAAAAGAGGGAAGGTCTTCTGAAGCTTTTGTCTGAGAGAAAAAGACCTTGA
- a CDS encoding DUF2148 domain-containing protein: MKEVAHMVVGLMAASARTAPKAGGKDFLEIVAITEEEDLKNIAETMKAHAPRSTNEPFWLRDAANIEGSQALLLVGLKESAAAGYDCGGCGFSTCAEFTKQRQMRRKEMGYTGPHCVMRMMDMGAALVSAAKTAGLLNVDNRVQQRVGAAARELGYIQAEVAMGIPINISGKSIYFDRKVPAK, translated from the coding sequence ATGAAAGAGGTAGCTCATATGGTTGTGGGTTTGATGGCTGCATCGGCCAGGACGGCCCCCAAGGCTGGAGGCAAGGACTTCCTAGAGATCGTGGCCATCACGGAAGAGGAGGATCTCAAGAACATAGCAGAGACCATGAAGGCCCATGCGCCCAGGAGCACCAACGAACCGTTTTGGCTGAGGGATGCCGCGAATATCGAAGGCTCCCAGGCGCTTCTTCTCGTTGGACTCAAGGAATCCGCAGCGGCCGGCTATGACTGTGGAGGGTGTGGGTTCTCCACTTGTGCGGAGTTCACCAAGCAGCGCCAGATGAGGCGGAAAGAGATGGGGTACACGGGTCCCCACTGTGTCATGCGCATGATGGATATGGGCGCTGCCCTAGTTTCTGCTGCCAAGACTGCCGGGCTCCTCAATGTGGACAACAGGGTCCAACAACGGGTGGGGGCTGCGGCCAGGGAACTGGGCTACATTCAGGCCGAGGTGGCCATGGGTATCCCCATCAACATAAGCGGCAAGAGCATATACTTCGACCGAAAGGTCCCTGCGAAGTAG
- a CDS encoding Chromate resistance protein ChrB has product MKWLILVYRLPRSKTTATKVGTWRKLRKLGVFPLQDSVCVLPSSEKTLHSLDWLAAELRELGGDASLWEAEALTESQERDLREYFLEQVNIHYRKIMEEAAKAESIQEIKSLWMRFHRIKDQDHLKSPLSIQAEAACKARAADLAREEEPK; this is encoded by the coding sequence ATGAAGTGGCTGATACTCGTGTACAGGTTGCCACGGTCCAAGACGACAGCGACCAAGGTCGGCACGTGGCGGAAGCTGAGGAAGCTGGGTGTATTCCCTTTGCAGGATTCTGTCTGCGTTCTGCCTAGTTCCGAGAAGACCCTCCACAGCTTGGATTGGCTGGCAGCAGAGTTGCGCGAGTTGGGAGGAGATGCTTCGCTGTGGGAAGCGGAGGCGCTGACCGAGTCTCAGGAAAGAGATCTCAGGGAGTATTTCCTAGAGCAGGTGAACATTCATTACAGGAAGATCATGGAGGAAGCGGCCAAGGCAGAGAGCATCCAGGAGATCAAGTCTCTCTGGATGCGATTTCACAGGATAAAGGATCAGGATCACTTGAAATCACCCCTTTCCATACAGGCCGAGGCAGCCTGCAAGGCGCGGGCAGCGGATCTGGCAAGAGAGGAGGAGCCAAAGTGA
- a CDS encoding chromate resistance protein ChrB domain-containing protein, with protein sequence MKWVTWEKVGIDRIACAWLIRKRIDPHAEFLFIKRGEDYKGLDAIPFDIPGANLSHKRGKCSFSTILKEYGIEDKFLEQIAKIVNGADTLSDLLPPPESAGVDLVCRGLTKTLHDDARALEIGGVIFDAIYTQLAEGG encoded by the coding sequence GTGAAGTGGGTCACATGGGAAAAAGTCGGCATCGATCGAATAGCCTGTGCGTGGCTAATTCGAAAGAGGATAGATCCTCACGCCGAGTTTCTTTTCATCAAGAGGGGAGAGGACTACAAGGGCCTTGACGCCATCCCCTTTGATATCCCAGGGGCCAATCTCAGTCACAAAAGGGGGAAGTGCTCCTTCAGCACCATCCTCAAGGAGTACGGCATCGAGGACAAGTTCTTGGAGCAGATTGCCAAGATCGTCAACGGAGCCGACACCTTGAGCGATCTGCTCCCACCGCCGGAATCAGCCGGTGTGGATCTGGTATGCCGAGGCCTGACTAAGACCTTGCACGACGATGCCAGGGCCCTTGAGATAGGTGGGGTGATCTTTGATGCTATTTACACACAGCTCGCCGAGGGAGGCTGA
- a CDS encoding PadR family transcriptional regulator, whose protein sequence is MRESQMVTGKGREDGGGSRMLQFFFLGFVRIHILHHACEGPIYGTGIKEELARHGYNLSPGTLYPILHGLEEHGYLASRGEVVEGKLRRYYLATPKGREALAEAKEKIRELVEELLARVGT, encoded by the coding sequence ATGAGAGAATCCCAGATGGTCACCGGAAAAGGTAGAGAAGACGGCGGCGGGAGTCGTATGCTGCAGTTCTTTTTCTTGGGGTTTGTGCGCATCCACATCCTGCATCACGCCTGTGAGGGGCCCATCTATGGCACGGGCATCAAGGAGGAACTCGCCCGGCATGGGTATAACTTGAGCCCGGGGACCCTTTACCCCATTCTGCACGGCCTGGAGGAGCACGGATACCTGGCAAGCCGCGGCGAGGTGGTGGAGGGCAAGCTGAGGAGATATTACCTGGCCACACCCAAGGGCCGCGAGGCCCTCGCCGAAGCCAAAGAGAAGATCAGGGAGCTGGTAGAGGAGCTCCTCGCTCGAGTGGGGACGTGA
- a CDS encoding sulfite exporter TauE/SafE family protein — protein sequence MLSLSQLLLPLVALTASGLTLFSGFGLGTILMPAFAIFFPVEVAVAATGVVHLANNLFKLALLGRRADWGVVARFALPGALAAIAGAWLLTALAHFPAIGSYTLAGSTFQVSLVKLVLGALIAAFAVLELAPSLEARIRLDKRHLPLGGALSGFFGGLSGHQGALRSAVLLKCGLGKEAFITTGVVCAVVVDVTRLATYGVAFFLDHFQSIKEAGGLGIVALTTLAAFAGAFMGTRLMKKVTMRAVQIIVGGLLLLVALGLMGGLI from the coding sequence ATGTTAAGCCTATCCCAATTGCTTCTGCCCCTGGTGGCCCTGACAGCATCCGGATTGACCCTTTTCTCGGGATTTGGCCTGGGCACCATTCTCATGCCAGCATTCGCCATCTTCTTTCCCGTTGAGGTGGCCGTGGCCGCCACCGGGGTGGTACACCTGGCCAACAACCTATTCAAGCTGGCGCTCCTGGGCCGCCGCGCGGACTGGGGCGTTGTGGCTCGCTTCGCCCTTCCTGGAGCACTGGCGGCAATAGCCGGCGCATGGCTTCTCACCGCATTGGCGCACTTCCCTGCGATTGGGAGCTACACGTTGGCGGGGAGCACCTTCCAGGTCTCCCTTGTGAAGCTGGTCCTGGGCGCACTCATCGCCGCCTTTGCTGTTCTGGAGCTGGCCCCGAGCCTGGAGGCCCGGATCAGACTGGATAAAAGGCACCTCCCATTGGGCGGAGCACTCTCGGGGTTCTTCGGAGGGCTCTCGGGCCATCAGGGGGCGTTGCGTTCGGCAGTGCTTCTGAAGTGCGGGCTTGGAAAGGAAGCCTTTATCACCACCGGTGTTGTATGCGCGGTGGTGGTGGATGTGACGCGTCTTGCAACATACGGGGTGGCCTTCTTCCTGGACCACTTCCAGTCGATCAAAGAGGCTGGTGGTCTAGGAATCGTGGCTTTGACTACACTGGCCGCATTCGCAGGGGCCTTCATGGGGACGCGTCTCATGAAGAAGGTGACCATGAGGGCCGTGCAAATCATCGTTGGAGGTCTGTTGCTGCTGGTTGCCCTGGGATTGATGGGAGGACTAATATGA
- a CDS encoding glycine cleavage system protein H (part of multienzyme complex composed of H, L, P, and T proteins which catalyzes oxidation of glycine to yield carbon dioxide, ammonia, 5,10-CH2-H4folate and a reduced pyridine nucleotide; protein H is involved in transfer of methylamine group from the P to T protein; covalently bound to a lipoyl cofactor): MAIIEKFLGKRVQIPEDRQYEGKQGLWVMRDGSAFTFGLSEPALVLLGGINGLDWLASDGEAVEKGASVAFAITAKIMYIESPLSGRINYNGKAKEEPSLVNQEPYGGGWLFKIVTGESQEAAAFLDADSYLESLRATEGFKNPQGLKGGVSGICKAVYSGIRAQKI; the protein is encoded by the coding sequence ATGGCCATTATCGAGAAATTCCTCGGAAAACGCGTGCAAATACCCGAGGACCGTCAATATGAGGGCAAGCAGGGTCTTTGGGTGATGAGGGATGGTTCGGCATTCACCTTTGGCCTGAGCGAGCCTGCACTGGTCCTGTTGGGGGGTATCAACGGACTGGACTGGCTGGCCTCGGATGGAGAGGCTGTCGAGAAAGGCGCCAGCGTGGCCTTTGCCATCACGGCAAAAATAATGTACATCGAGTCGCCGCTCTCGGGCAGGATAAATTACAATGGCAAGGCCAAAGAGGAGCCCTCCTTGGTAAACCAAGAACCATACGGCGGGGGCTGGCTCTTCAAGATCGTGACCGGGGAATCCCAAGAGGCCGCGGCATTCCTGGATGCGGACTCCTACCTGGAAAGCCTCCGCGCCACAGAGGGCTTCAAGAACCCCCAAGGACTCAAAGGCGGCGTGTCTGGAATCTGCAAGGCTGTTTACTCAGGGATCCGGGCACAAAAAATCTGA
- a CDS encoding NEPxGxxU family selenoprotein, translating to MLKVVFFLNEPSGKTUTHFKEMAPRLDVKYPIEIQLRSNPRAHYQSPQYLESGLPAAPAIMVGDEVVIQGSDIGQDELEKAICRHLDPLKPQP from the coding sequence ATGTTAAAGGTAGTTTTTTTTCTGAACGAACCAAGTGGCAAAACGTGAACCCATTTCAAGGAAATGGCCCCCAGGCTGGATGTCAAGTACCCCATTGAGATCCAACTGAGATCCAATCCCAGGGCTCATTACCAGAGCCCCCAGTACTTGGAGTCGGGCCTTCCCGCTGCCCCGGCCATTATGGTTGGCGATGAGGTGGTGATACAAGGGTCAGACATTGGCCAAGATGAGCTGGAGAAAGCCATATGCCGTCATCTAGACCCTCTCAAACCGCAGCCCTAG